In Vibrio stylophorae, the genomic stretch TCAGCAAATAGATAGAGCTCTTTTTCCGGAAAATAAGGCTTCTTATAGGAACCAAAGGGCACGTTAAATCCGCCCTTTTTGTTGTAACGGCACAAACCGTTAAAACCATGGCGGTTCATATAAAGAAACATCACAGCGCGATCGAATTTATTGCTGGTCGCATTAAACTCTTTGCGAATCCCTAGATAGGTTTCTTTATCATTGTATTTTGCGGTAAATAGCTTACGTACCTCAGCGATATAGCGCTCAGGATTGGCTTTTAGCAGCTGATACAAATGAATCAGATCTGGATTGATATCCGATAGCAAATAGCGGTCAAAATCGCTATTGAGAAAAACCGAGCCAGCACCGACAAAAGGCTCAACCAGCGTGCTTGCTTGCGGCAAATGGCGGTGGATATCCTCCACAAGACCATATTTACCGCCGGCCCACTTCAGAAAGGCACGATGTTTCTTCGTCATCTTGTTTTTAC encodes the following:
- a CDS encoding Dam family site-specific DNA-(adenine-N6)-methyltransferase, with translation MTKKHRAFLKWAGGKYGLVEDIHRHLPQASTLVEPFVGAGSVFLNSDFDRYLLSDINPDLIHLYQLLKANPERYIAEVRKLFTAKYNDKETYLGIRKEFNATSNKFDRAVMFLYMNRHGFNGLCRYNKKGGFNVPFGSYKKPYFPEKELYLFAEKAQKAEFFCQGYVESFAKAPDDSVIYCDPPYAPLSTTANFTSYSGGGFTLDDQAALANEAEAIARERAIPVLISNHDTTHTRRLYHGATWSVVQVKRTISRNGAGRNKVDELLALFTQESVAKSQP